The following DNA comes from Caulobacter mirabilis.
CCGAGGCCGAGGCCGCCGATCTGGGCGTGATCCCGGTGCTCAACACCCTGCCCCAGGTCCGCGCCTGGACGGCGCTGGCCGCCGAGCGCGGCGGCGTCCTTCCGGCGGCGATCCAGCTGGACAGCGGCATGTCGCGCCTGGGCCTTGCGCCCGCCGAGCTCGACGCCCTTCTGGCCGAGCCCGTGCTGCTGTCCCGCCTCGACCTGCGCCTGGTCATGAGCCACCTGGCCTGCGGCGACGCGGCCGATGGCGTGGCGAGCGCCGAACAGCTGGCCGCCTTCCTGACCCAGGCCGACCGCCTGCCGACCGCGCCCCGGTCGCTGAGCAACTCGGCCGGCAGCTTCCTGGACGCCCGCTTCCACTTCGACCTGGTCCGTCCGGGGCTGGCCCTCTACGGCGCAGAGCCGCACGAGGTCCCCGGCCGGGCGCTGGAGCCGGTCGTTTCGCTGCAGGCGCGGATCATCCAGCTGCGCGAAGTCCCGGCCGGCGCCCGGATCGGCTACGGCTACAGCTTCGAGGCCCCCCGCCCGATGCGGCTGGCCACCATCGGCATCGGCTACGCCGACGGCTGGCCCCGCGCGCTGAGCAACCGGGGCGCCGCCTGGCGGGGCGAGGCTCGCCTGCCGATCGTCGGCCGCGTGTCGATGGACAGCACCATCCTGGACATCTCCGCCCTGCCCGCCGACGCGCTGGTTGAGGGCGACGACGTCGAGCTGATCGGCCTGCATCAGTCGCTGGACGCCGTCGCGGCCGCGGCCGGCTCGATCACCCACGAGATCCTGACGGGCCTCGGCCCGCGTCTGCATCGCAGCTATCACGGAACCCAGTCATGAAGGTCGCGGTCCTCGGAAGCGGCGTCGTCGGCGTCACGACGGCCTACTATCTCGCCAAGGCGGGCCACGAGGTGACGGTCGTCGACCGTCAGCCCGGCCCGGCGCTGGAGACCAGCTTCGCCAACGCCGGCGAGATCTCGCCCGGCTACGCCTCGCCCTGGGCCGCCCCCGGCATCCCGATGAAGGCGATCAAGTGGCTGATGATGCGGCACGCGCCGCTGATCCTGCGGCCCGCCTTCGACGCCGACACGCTGGGCTGGCTGTTCGCCATGCTCGGCAACTGCACCCAGGCCCGCTACGCCGTGAACAAGGCGCGGATGGTCCGGGTCGCCGAATACAGCCGCGAGCGGCTGATCGACCTGCGCGCCGAGCTGGGCCTGGACTACGACCAGCGCATGCAGGGCACCCTGCAGCTGTTCCGCACCCAGGCCCAGATGGACGGCATCGGCAAGGACGTCGAGGTGCTGCGCGGCATCGGCGTGCCGTTCGAGGTGCTGGACAAGGCCGGGGCGATCCGCGCCGAACCGGGCCTGGCCAAGGCGGACGACGACTTCGTCGGCGGCCTGCGCCTGCCGCTGGACGAGACCGGCGACTGCTTCAAGTTCACGGGCGCCCTGACCGAGCGAGCCAGGGCCCTGGGCGTCGACTTCCAGTTCGAGAACGCCATCGCCGCCATCGAGCATGACGGCCGGGCGGTCACCGGCGTGCGCACCGCCCGCAGCTTGGTCACGGCCGACCGCTATGTCGTCGCCCTGGGCAGCTTCTCGCCGAAACTGGTGCGATCGCTGGGTCTGCGCCTGCCGGTCTATCCGGTGAAAGGCTACTCAATCACCGCGCCGATCGTCGACGCCGACCGCGCGCCGGTGTCGACCCTGCTGGACGAGACCTACAAGGTGGCGATCACCCGCCTGGGCGACCGCATCCGCGTCGGCGGCATGGCCGAGATCTCCGGCTACAACAACAACCTGCCCCTGGCCCGCCGCGCGACCCTGGAGCGGTCGGTCGGCAGCCTGTTCCCCGGCGCCGGCGACCTGAAGGCGGCCAGCTTCTGGTCCGGCCTGCGCCCGATGACCCCAGACAGCACCCCGGTGATCGGCGGCACGCCGCTGCCCAACCTGTTCCTGAACACCGGCCACGGCACCCTGGGCTGGACCATGGCCTGCGGCTCGGGCCAGCTGATGGCCGACCTCGTCAGCGGCCGCGAGCCGGCGATCCGCGCAGACGACCTTTCCATCGCCCGCTACGGGCGTTAGCAGCTATCCAGACTCCCTCGCCAACCCACTCCAGACGAGAAGACAGAAGATGACCATCACCCGCCTTCACTCCGGTCCGCGCATGAGCCAGGCCGTGATCCACGGCGACACCGTCTACCTCGCCGGCCAGGTCGGCGCGCCGGGCGCCAGCGTCACCGACCAGACCAAGGCCATCCTGGCCCAGATCGAGGCCCTGCTGGCCGAGGCGGGCAGCGAGAAGTCGAAGATTCTGTCGGCCACCATCTGGCTGGCCGACATGGCCGACTTCGCCGAGATGAACGTCGTCTGGGACGCCTGGGTCGACGGCAAGGACGCCCCGGCCCGCGCCACCGGCGAAGCCAAGCTGGCCACCCCGGCCTACAAGGTCGAGATCATCGTCGTCGCCGCCCGCTAAGGGCGTTCCGGGACGCCAAATGCGAAAGCCCCTCCTCCGTCGCCGGAAGAGGGGCTTTTTCTTGCGGACGCCGTCGTGGTCCTCAGGACGCGGGCGGCGCGGCGATCGGCACCGGGATCTCGGCGTCGGCGTCGACGTAGACGGTGATCACCTGGCCCTTCTTGATCTCGATGTCCTTGCCCTTCTTGAGCAGACCGAGCGGGCCGAACAGGACGGTCAGGGCCACGGTCGTGCCGACACGGCTGTCGCCCTCGCCGCCCTTCTGGCCGCGCAGGCGGATTCGGGTCTCGCCGACACGCAGGTAGTCGATGCGGACGCTCAGCTCGCCGGCCTGGCCCATCATCTTGCGCTTCTCGGCGTGAGTGACTTCGCCGGCGCCGCGATAGCCGGGCTTCAGCGACAGGCCGCCGGCCAACGGCACGCTGTCGTCGAGGCTGAGCGAAAAGCGATCGCCCTCGGCGGCGCTCTTGGACGACAGGTCGTCCTCGAACCGCATGCGCAGTTCCGTGCCTTCCGGAATGACGACGGTCTGAACCGCCGGCGCCGCGACCGGCGCAGGCGCGACGGCCGATGCGGCTTCGACGGCCAGCACGGCCGTCGGCATGGCGAGCAGACAGGCTGCCGCCAGCAAGGTGGTCTTGAAGTTCATATGGCTCCCCCCGAGCGTTGAACTCCCCGTGTCGCATCTTCGACCCTCGCCGTCCAGCGCGGCGGGCCGCCGCTCCTACCGGCCGCCGGCGGCGGCCAGGATTGCTCCGATCTCGGAGAATTCCTGATCCCGGGCGTGGCGCAGCGGAGTCACCCCGTCGCGGTCGGCCAGGTTCGAGTCCGCCCCCGCGTCGATCAGGAGCCGGACGATGCGCTGGTGGCGCTCGCCGCCGTCGCCGAGGATCACCGCCTCGATCAGCGCGGTCCAGCCCAGGTTGTTGACATGGTCGACGTCCACGCCGGCCGCGATCAAGGTCCGCACGGTCTCGACATGTCCCCTTTCCGCCGCCGGGATCAGGGCCGTGCCGCCGTAGCGGTTGGTGCTCTTGAGATCCGCGCCGTGGGCAAGGGTCAGCTTCAGGATCTCGAGACGCCCCCGCGCGCCGGCGTAGAGGTAGGGGCTGTCCTGGATGTGGTCCTTGGCGTTCACGTCGGCGCCGGCCTCGATCAGGATCCGGGCCGCCTCGACCTGGTCCCCGTGCGTCGCGACCAGCAACGCGGTTCGACCCTGGCCGTCGCGCGCGTCGATCGGCGCCCCGCCAGCGAGGAGCGTTCGGATGGCCGCCGCATCGCCCTTGGCGGCGGCTTCATGGAGTGTCGCGGACGAGGTCATCTCCCTGCCACAGGCTGAAAGCGGATAGGCGACCAGGCCAAGCAAGGCCGAGGCCAGCAGCGTCACGGTCCTGCGCGTGCGGCGGACCGGTCGCGCCGTCACTTCCGCGCCTCGGCGTTCCAGGCGGCGACCTTGGCGCGGGCTTGCGCCAGCAGGGCGTCGAGCGCCGCGCGATCCTGAAGCGCTCCCCGCAGCACGACCGCATGGATCGCCCGGGTCGCGCCGATATCTTCCAGCGGGTTGCGGTCGAGCAGCACCAGATCGGCGGCCTTGCCGGCCTCGACGGCGCCGTAGCGGTCCAGCTTGCCGAACCAGGCCGGGCCCGCGCGGGTCGCCGAGGACAGCGCCTGGGCCGGCGTCAGCCCCTTGTCGACGAACAGCGCCAACTCGTCATGCAGCCCGATCCCCGGGTAGTTGAACGAGTTGAGGAAGCCGGCGTCGGTCCCGGCCATGATGGTCACGCCCGCCGCCTGCAGCATCGGCAGCACCGCCGCCTCGCGCTCGAAACGGGCGTGACGCAGGGCGATCGCCGCGGCGTCGGCCTGGGCCGCCCTCTGCACCCGCCAGTCGTAGGTCTTGCGCAGCTTCGGCCCGATGTAGGCGAGATAGGGGTCGTTCTCGTGGCTGTCCTGATCGAGGAAGGCGATGATCCGACCGCCGTTGAGCGTTGGGGTCACGAAGACGCCCCTGGCCGCCATATCGCCATAGGCCGCCATCGCCGTCGCCGCGTCGAAGCCCTCGTCGAGGCGGCGACGAGCTTCGGTCCGGTCGATCCGGCCGGCGGCGAAGTCGGCCGCCACGGCCGCCTCGTCCTTCGCCCCGGCCTTGTAGGCGTAGTCCAGGTGCTCGATCGAGCTGATCCCCGCGTCCATCGCCTGGCGGACGGTCAGCGCCATGGGGATATGGCCGGACGTCCGCAGCCCGGCGGCCCGTGCCTGCTTCACCGCATAGAGGAACAGTTCGGGCTTCAGCGTGCTGTCGGTGATCTTCACGAAGTCGACGTCCAGCGACTTCAGCCGCGCCACCGCCTGGTCGACGTCGGCTTCGGATCCGGTCTCCAGCGTTCCCTTCCAGACCGGCTTTACGCCTTCGATCTTCGGGCCGGAGCTGAGCAGGGTCGGCCCGAACAGCGCGCCGCGGGCGATCTCGCCCCGCCAGGCCAGGACGTCGTACGGCAGGTCGCCGGAGGCGTCGCGCACAGTGGTGATCCCGTGCGCCACATAGAGCGGCAGCAGCGCCTTGTTCTCGTCGATCAGCTCCGGACCGCCGCCGAAGTGGACGTGCATGTCCCACAGGCCGGGGATCAGATAGCGGCCGCCGGCGTCGACGGTGCGGTCGGCCGTCCAGCGCTTCGTCAGGTCGGCGTCCGGCCCGACGGCGAGGATCCTGTCGCCCCGGGTCACGACCGCCTGGCCCGGAACCAGCCTGGCCTGCTCGACATCCACGACCGTCGCGTTGCGGATCAGCAGGTCCGCGCGTTCCTGGGCGCCGACCTGGCCGGCGACCAGCGACAGGGCGACGGCGGCGACCGCGGCGAGCAGCTTCATGGACGGACCTCCGGGGACGAGCTTCCACTGTCCGTATCGCCCGCGTCGACCATTCTCAAATGGGATATATTGATATCCATCATTCGATATCATGATGAGCATATGCTGGACCCCCGCCTCCTCCGCGCCTTCGTCGCCATCTCGGAGACCGGCAGCTTCACCCAGGCCGCCGAGCGGCTGCACATGACCCAGTCGACCATCAGCCAGCAGTTGGGGCGGCTCGAGCAGGCCGTCGGGCGGGCGCTGATCGACCGGACCGACCGTCCCGTCCGCGTGACGGCGTCGGGCGAGCGCCTGCTGGGCTATGCGCGGCGCATCCTGGCGCTGCAGAGCGAGGCGGAGACCCAACTGGCCGACACGGTCGGCGCCTCGGCCATCCGGATCGGCGTCCCGGAGGATATCGTCAGCGGCGCCATGGCCGACGCCTTCGCCGCCTTCATCGTCTCGCACCGTCAGGCCCGGATCGACGTCACCACGGGTCTCAGCCGCGACCTGACCCGACGCTACCGCGCCGGCGAGTTCGACATCGTCGTGGTCAAGGAGCCGGTCGCCAGCGCCGACTGCCTGGCGAACTTTCCCGAGCCGATCGGTTGGTTCGAGCCCATCGGCGGGGCCGCCGAGTCGATGGGTTGGCCCGACCCGATCCCGCTGGTCGCCTTCCCGCCGGGCGGTCTCTATCGCGACGCCATGTTCGAGCGGATCGAGCGCGAGCGCCGCAACTGGTACGTGGCCTTCTCCAGCGGCAGCCTGCACAGCATCCTGGTCGCGGTCGAGGCGGGCCTGGGCCTGTCGCTGCTGCCGGTCAGCACGACGGTCGGCCGCGCGGTGCGGCTGCATCCGACCCTGGGCCTGGAAGCGCCGATGGTGGTCTCCGTCTATGCCTGGGAGCGCAGCGGCCTGGTCGGGGAGCTGGCGGAGACGATGACGGCGGTGCTGGCGGGCCGGTGACGGTGGCGGCTACCGGAGCAGATGAGGTTCCAGGTTTGGGTTGAGGATCGCGACGGCGTACGTCGCCCCCTTCAAACTTTGGCCTGCGTTGAGCGTATTGCTCGCTGCATTCACCTCGGCCGTCGCCTCCACGATCGCCTTGTAGAGGTCGTGGTCGAACACGCCTCGCTCGAGATGCGCCCGGCCAAGGGCCACCGCCTGAACGTACTCCGGCTGCTTCCCCAGCTTGAACGCGCGCCAACTTCCGTCCGAGCGCTGCACGGAAGCCGTGGAAACGAACCGCTCAACGCCGAGCCGCTCCAAAAGGGGGCGCGCCAATCCGACGGGCACGAGCGAGACGGCCCGCGCGGCTTCGCCGTCGTCCAGACCTTCCTCGACTAGCGCGTGATGCTGGGCCTCCTCGTCGCCGATCGAGGCGGCGAGAATGGCCAGCACCTTGACGAAGCGATCGTGCTCCAGAACCCACCTTCTTCTGTAGAGGTCAGCCCCATGTCTACGGAGAGGCTTGGAGCGGGTGAGGGGAATCGAACCCCTGACATTCAGCTTGGGAAGCTGACGTTCTACCTCTGAACTACACCCGCGCTCAGGAGAGCGGCGGAACATAGCTGATCCGCCCTTGGCTGCAAGCGTCAGTCGCAGGACGGCAGGCCCAAGGCCTCGGCGATGAAGGCCGGGCGGTAGCCGAGGACGTCGGCGTCGAACAGGCTGTCCTCGATCGAGACGACCGGGACGAAGACGGAGAACAGAAGCGCCCACAGCGCCGCCACGGGCGTCGCCGCCAGCAGCGCCACGATCGTCGCCGCCGAACGCGTCCTCGGCCCCAGCCGACGGGCCACGAGCCGGAACACCGGGAACAGCAGCAGGGCGAGCAGGATCCCGTTCAGCAGCAGCATGTGCGGCATGAAGAAGTACTCGCCCGAGGAGACCAGCGTCGGCCGCGCATAGGGCAGCGGGAAGCCGATCGCCTCGCCGGCGCGGCCGTCGCCGCCCCCGCAAGCGGGACGCCACCAGCGGACCCCCTCCCCGAACAGCGCCAGGATCATGGCCGTCACCGTCGCCCACGCCAGACCGGCCTGACGTCCCAGCACGCCGCCGCCCTTCGCTTCTCTCTTCATCATGTGACCCCTGCCCTGTCCGCCCCAAGCGAGACTGGACGGCGCCGATGCAGCCGCAATGCAGGCCACGCGTGGTTCTCGTGATCCCGCCCCGCGTTGACGCCCCGCCCCGCTGGGCGCACGATCAGTTCAAACAAATGTTGGGAGGACGAGGCGATGGCCGACGGCGAGCACGGCGAGGAAGCGCGGGCGAAGTTCCACGCCATGACCGAGAGCACCCAGGAAGACTGGGCGATCATCGCCGGGGCCTCCGCCCAATACGGGCGCGAGCTGCCGGAGCGGATCGTGTCTCACCTGAACCTGCTGAAAGGCGACTGCGGCGGCTTCGTCGTCGACCGGCTCGAGCATAGCCTGCAGACCGCCACCCGCGCCTTCCGGGACGGCCGCGACGAGGAGTATGTAGTCTGCGCGCTGCTGCACGACATCGGCGACGTGCTGTGCCCCAGGAACCATCCCGACATCGGCGCGGCGATGGTCTTCCCCTTCGTGTCGGAGGCCAACCACTGGATGGTCCAGCAGCATGGCATCTTCCAGGGCTACTACTTTTTCCACCATCTGGGCCTGGACCGCGACATGCGCGAGCAGTTCCGCGGCCATCCGCACTTCGAGTACACGGCCCAGTTCTGCCATCTGTACGACCAGGCCGCGTTCGACCCGAACTACGAGTCCATGCCGCTGGAGGCCTTCGTCCCGATGCTGCATCGGGTGATGAGCACGCCCAAGCGGTCGATCTACCTGCGACCTCAGGCGGGCGCGGCGGCCTGAACCGCCGCGCCGCCTTCGGCTAGTTGACCCGCTCGGCCCTGATCCCGCGCTTGGCGAGCTGAGCCTGGACGCTGTCGGCGCCGACCAGGTGACCCGCGCCGACGGCGATCAGGGCCGTACCCTTGCCGTCCAGCATGCGGGTGATGGACTCGGCCCAGGTCCTGTTCCGCTGCGCCAGCAGGACGTCGTAGATGGCCGGGTACTCGTCCTTCATCTTCTCGCTCATCAGGCGGTCGAGCGTCGCCACGTCGCCCTTGCTCCAGGCCGCGACCAGCTCGTCGAGCATCGCGGCGCCCTCGCCGGCTTCCTCCAGCGCCGAACGCAGAAGGTCCAGCTCGGTCGCCGGCGGCAGGTCGGCGAAGAAGCGGACCTGCTCCTCGGGCGTCTCCAACGTGCGGACCGGTTTGCCGGCGGCGACGGCGGCCGTCTTGAGCTTGGCCTCCACCCCGCTCTTGGGATCGTAGCCGGCCTTGATCATCGGCACGACGCTGAGCGTCAGGGCCGCCAGCCAGGGCCGCATCGGCTCCAGCGCCTGGGCCGAGGCGCCCATGCCGGCCGCCGCGGCCTGAAGGTCCTTGGCCATCTGCGGCGTCATCTTGCTGGACAGCGGCTTGGCCGGGTCGATTCCGTACTTGAGGACCAGAGGCTGCATCACGGCCGGATCGTCGGCCTCGACCTCGATCCAGAGCTCGGACGACTCGGCCAGGGCCTTGTCGACGCCGGCGCTGCGCCAGGGCGTGTCGGGCTTCAGCACGTGAACCGTGCCGAACAGGTAGAGGGTGGAGTCCTCGTCCTTCACCACCCAGAGCGCGGGTTCGGCGGCCGCCGGCGAGGCGGCGGTCAGGACCACCGCGACGGCGGCGACGGAAGCGGCGGCGAGATGTCTGAAACGTTGGAACACGGCGGGGAACCCTTCGCGGCGACTTGGGAGGCGATTACTGCAGGAAGGCGTCGACGGCCTTGGCGAAGGCCGCCGGCTGGTCGAACATGACGAAATGCAAGGCGTCGTCGACCTCGACGAGGGTCTTGTTCGGCAGGGCGGCGTACTGGCTCTGATAGAGCTGGCCCACGAAGGCGCCCATCGGACCCATCGCCTTGTCGTCGCGGGCGTAGACCACGGTGATCGGCGTTTTCACCCCTGGCAGCGCGGCGCGCAGATCGGTGGTCATGACGTCGTACATGGCCCGGGCGACGACGCCGCGATCGCTGGCCAGCGACCAGGCCACGGCCTTCTCCAGCCCTTCCGGCGACTTGACCAGCCGGGTCATCGTGCCCTTCTGGCCGGCGGCGAAGGCTTCCGGCGTCTGGGCCAGCATCTGGTCGCGCAGGGCGCCGGCCTGCGGCTTGATCCCGTCCACGGTGGCGCTGGGACCGCCGACGAGCACGCTGAAGAACGGCAGGGCGTCGACGATCATCACCTTGCCCACCGCCTCGGGATGCCGCTCGGCCAGCAGCAGGCCGGTGAAGCCGCCCATCGAGTGGCCGATCACCGCCGGTTGCTTGAGCTTGCGATCGGCGATGTAGGCGGCGATCTCCTCCTCCAGCGGCTCGACCACCGCGCCCTGGGCGTTGGCTCCGGCCGGGGCGCCGGCGAAGCCGTTGACCTGGATCAGATGCAGGCGATAGCGGCCTTCCAGCTGCTTGACGGTGTCGGCCCAGACCTCACGCGAGGAGGTCAGGCCGGGGATCAGGATCACGTCAGGCCCCTTCCCGCGCACCTCGACGGTGAAACGGGTCGGCTCCGCGGCGGAGGCCAGGGCGGGCAGCAACAGAGCGGCGGCCGCCAGGATGGCGGGAAGCAGGCGCATGGAGGACACTCCGAAAAGGTCAGGCGAAGCCGCGGCGAACCGCCAGCGTTGAGGAAATCAAAAGGTAGACAGCCATCATGACGGTCAGCGCGTCCCAGCTGGACAGGGCCGGCGCCAGGCCCAGCTTCTCCGCTGCGGCCCACAGGAACAGCGCGCTGCTCAGGACCCAGAAGCTGGCCACCGCCGCGTCGGCGATCATCCGGCGGGTCATTTCGTCGGCCCGCCGCCAGACCGTCAGGTTGGCCACCGTCTGGATCAGGAACAGCGCCGTCACCATGACCATGGTCGCGACAGCGGGGGTCTGGACTCCCGCCGGGAACAGGCGGATCGCCAACACCGGCAGCGCCAGCAGGATCCCGGCCAAGAGCTGCAGCGCGGCTTGCAGCCGGTAGAAGCTCATCATTCCCGGCAGCACGCGGCCATCCCCGTCAGGGTCGAAGGCCCTGGCCGCGACCTTGCGGCTCAGGCTCATCGCCAGAACGAACAGGCCGGTCGCCACGAGCACCAGGGCGATGAACAGGGACGCCAGCTCGGACGGCTCGAACACGGCCGCCTCGAAGGCGCCGAGATCCGCGGCCCGGATGCTGAGGAAACCCGCGAAGCCCCCGGCCGTCATGCCGCCGGCGGCGAGCAGCAGGCGGACGTGATTGGGGCGACGGGCGGAAACGGTGTCGGTCATCTCGTCCCCTCGGTCATTCGCCGTCATCGAAGATGGCTTCGATCGGCTGTTCGAACAGGCGGGCGATCTTGAAGGCCAGCGGCAGACTGGGGTCGTACTTGCCGGTCTCGAGCGCATTGATGGTCTGGCGGGAGACCTCCAGGCGCTCGGCCAGATCGGCCTGGCTCCAGTCGCGCTCGGCGCGCAGCACCTTGAGACGGTTCTTCATTGATACCGCCGGCGGACGAAAGGCTGGGCCAAGCCCATGCCGACGCAGAAGATCGGGAAGGCGAAGAAGCTCGGCAGCTTGGGAGCGGCGGCGTAGAGCTCGAGGAAACCCCAGACGGTCATCACCGTCAGGGTCAGGCCGACGCCCCAGATCATCGCCTCGACCAGGATGTTGCGCTGGAACTCGTCGCCCTCATCCTTGAGATAGAGCCCCATGATGGCGATCATCGCCAGGATCGGGATCGCCGGCAGGACCGCCAGCGCCCAGGCCAGCGGCCCGGTCGGATGGAAATGCTCGAAGGCCCAGCTCACGCCCAGGATGATCAGGACGTAGGCGAATATCGTCGGCAGGAAGCGGCGCAGGTAGCGTTTGGCCGCGGGGCTTCTGTACGCTTGCATGTCGGTCTCCTTGCGACGCGGGATCAGCGGCGGGCGATCCACCAACCGGCCCAGCCGACGCCGTAGCCGACGATCATCAGGGTCAGGGTGATGAAGGCGCCTGTGGCCACCAGCCCAGCGTCCCGGGGAGCGATCCCGAACTGGGCGAGCCCGCTGTCGGCCAAGCCTTGCAGGCCCAGGGCGATGGCGCCGGAAACCAGGAGGCCGGCCGAACCGCCCCAGAACCAGCCGAACTTGTGCGCCTCGCGCACCCCTTCATCGACGCTGAGCCACCAGTTGCGCGACCACCACAGCGCCAGGGCGCCGACGATCAGCATGGCGCCGGCGTTGGCGATGGACGCGGGGATCGGCGTCAGATGGCTGACCGCTGCGGCGACGCCGCCCGCAAGCAGACCGACGATCAGACAGAGCCCCAGCAGGCGGCCCGTGTTGGCCTGGCGCTTGGCGGACTTGGGAGCAGGCACGTCGTCGTTCCTTTGCTTTATGACAAGTCTGCTTGTCACACAGACTCGCGGATCATGTCAAGCACCCTAGACAAATTGGTGAGAGCGCTTGACCTACTGCACCCGCTCGACCGTGAAGCCCCCGGCTCGCAGCTGCGCGACGAGTCCGTCTTCGCCGGCCATGTGCAGCGCCCCAACCGCGACCATCGCCGTCCCCGAGCCGGCGAGATCCTGCATCAAAAGCGCCGTCCAGGCCGCGTTCCGACGGCGCACGAAGGCGTCATAGAGCGCCGGCCGCTTGGCCCGCATGTCGGCGGCGACGCCATCGCCCAGCAGGCGCTCGTCGCCGGCGATCCAGGCGGCCTGCGTCTCGGCGGGAGTCCGCCCCTTGCCGCCGGCCTGGTCCAGGCTGTCTTCCAGGAACTGGACCTGCACCGCCTCGGGCAGATCGGCGAAGAAGCGCAGCTGCGCCTCTGGCGTCTCGAAGAACAGAACGGTCTTGCCGCTTTCCCGGACGCCCCGTGTGAGGGTCGCGTCCGCCCCCGCTTCCGAGGTCTGGCCCGCGGCGAGCGTCGGCATCGCCTGGATCATCATCGCCGCGGCCCAGGGGCGCATGTGCTCGGCCATCTCGGCCAGCTTCGGCTGCCCCTTCACGCGCTCCCGGATCGCCGCCATGACCGTCGGCGAGACCTTGGCGGCCAGCGGCGTCTTGCGGTCGATCCCGAGGTCCACGACCAGCCGGGCCATGGCCTCCGGCGTCGCCTGCGTGTCCATCTCCAGCCAGACCCGCGACGACTCCGCCAGCGCCTTGTCGAAGATCGGCGTGCGCCAGTCGGCGTCCGCGGTCAGGACATGCATCGTCCCGAACAGATAAAGGGTCGAATCGGCGTCGCGCACGACCCACAGCGGCGGCGCCGCCCAGGCGGCGACATGGACGCCAAACGCCAGGAGCAGACCCGCGAGCCCCCGCCCCAGCGTACGCCGCAAGATCACTTCCAGGGCCGGAAGTGCTTCGACAGCTTCAGGCCCTGCCGCAGATAGTGGGACCCGCCCTCGCCGTAGAGACGTTGGGGCTGGGCGGTGAGCGGTTCGTAGACCAGCCGCGCGACCGTCTGGCCGTCCTCCAGCAGGAACGGCGTCTCGCGACTGCGCACCTCGAGCACGCCCTTGGAGCCCTTGGACAGCGTCTCCTCGGCGCCGAAACCCGGATCGAAGAAGCCTGCGTAGTGGACGCGGAACTCGCCGACCGCCGGATCGATCGGGGTCATCTCCGCCGCCTCCAGCACCGGGATGACCACATCGTCCTTCGAGGCCAGGATGTAGAACTCGTTCGGATCGAGCAGCAGCTCGCCGTTACGCGCTTCGAGCGGCTCCCAGAAATCGCGCGGATCGTGGCCGTCTTCCTTGTCCAGGTCGATGACGCCCGCATGGCGCCGCCCCCGGAAGCCGACCATTCCGGTCGACAGGTCCACGCCGACGTCGCGCGTCGACAGGTGCGGCACCAGCCCCCGCTTGAGGCGAAGCTGATTCAGCCGCGTGCCGGTCCGCGCCAGCACGGAGAAGGTCTGGGGGGCGATCTCGACGTAGAGCGGCCCTTCGTAGCCCTCGGCCACGTCATCGAAGGCCGCGCCGTAGTCGGTCAGCAGGCGCACGAAGACGTCGACCCGGCCGGTCGAACTCTTGGGGTTGCCGCGGGCCGCCACGCCGCCCGGCAGAGCCAGGCGCTCCTGCACCTCGGCGATGTAGACGCAGCCACGCTCGAACACCGCCCCCTTGGTCAGGTCGAGTTCGTGCATGGAGACGTCCAGCAAGCGCTCCTTCACCCGCTTCCCGCGGGGCAGGAACGAGGCGCGGACCCGCCAAGCCCTCTCGGCGAGCCGCAGGTCGAGACTGGCCGGTTGGACCTGGTCCGCGTCGAAGGGCGTGAGCGACCCGATGGCCTCCTGGGCGATCAGATCCTCGATGGCTTGGCAGGGCAGGATGCCTGCGGAATGAGCGTCGATCATCGTTGGGCCATTACTCACGGCACGGACGCCGGATGGCAAGTGACGGATCGACGAAGATGCATGTTTCTCCACGCTTTCCCGCCCGCGGCGCGGCGGGC
Coding sequences within:
- a CDS encoding RidA family protein; this encodes MTITRLHSGPRMSQAVIHGDTVYLAGQVGAPGASVTDQTKAILAQIEALLAEAGSEKSKILSATIWLADMADFAEMNVVWDAWVDGKDAPARATGEAKLATPAYKVEIIVVAAR
- a CDS encoding D-amino acid dehydrogenase, with the protein product MKVAVLGSGVVGVTTAYYLAKAGHEVTVVDRQPGPALETSFANAGEISPGYASPWAAPGIPMKAIKWLMMRHAPLILRPAFDADTLGWLFAMLGNCTQARYAVNKARMVRVAEYSRERLIDLRAELGLDYDQRMQGTLQLFRTQAQMDGIGKDVEVLRGIGVPFEVLDKAGAIRAEPGLAKADDDFVGGLRLPLDETGDCFKFTGALTERARALGVDFQFENAIAAIEHDGRAVTGVRTARSLVTADRYVVALGSFSPKLVRSLGLRLPVYPVKGYSITAPIVDADRAPVSTLLDETYKVAITRLGDRIRVGGMAEISGYNNNLPLARRATLERSVGSLFPGAGDLKAASFWSGLRPMTPDSTPVIGGTPLPNLFLNTGHGTLGWTMACGSGQLMADLVSGREPAIRADDLSIARYGR
- a CDS encoding amidohydrolase family protein, with product MKLLAAVAAVALSLVAGQVGAQERADLLIRNATVVDVEQARLVPGQAVVTRGDRILAVGPDADLTKRWTADRTVDAGGRYLIPGLWDMHVHFGGGPELIDENKALLPLYVAHGITTVRDASGDLPYDVLAWRGEIARGALFGPTLLSSGPKIEGVKPVWKGTLETGSEADVDQAVARLKSLDVDFVKITDSTLKPELFLYAVKQARAAGLRTSGHIPMALTVRQAMDAGISSIEHLDYAYKAGAKDEAAVAADFAAGRIDRTEARRRLDEGFDAATAMAAYGDMAARGVFVTPTLNGGRIIAFLDQDSHENDPYLAYIGPKLRKTYDWRVQRAAQADAAAIALRHARFEREAAVLPMLQAAGVTIMAGTDAGFLNSFNYPGIGLHDELALFVDKGLTPAQALSSATRAGPAWFGKLDRYGAVEAGKAADLVLLDRNPLEDIGATRAIHAVVLRGALQDRAALDALLAQARAKVAAWNAEARK
- the alr gene encoding alanine racemase, whose translation is MPCTDDRNSAGRLTVDLDALVRNYRAIAARTAPVPVAAVVKADAYGLGAAPIAAALAAAGCRHFFVAHLLEARRLKDRLPNDADLFVLNGLTPGAEAEAADLGVIPVLNTLPQVRAWTALAAERGGVLPAAIQLDSGMSRLGLAPAELDALLAEPVLLSRLDLRLVMSHLACGDAADGVASAEQLAAFLTQADRLPTAPRSLSNSAGSFLDARFHFDLVRPGLALYGAEPHEVPGRALEPVVSLQARIIQLREVPAGARIGYGYSFEAPRPMRLATIGIGYADGWPRALSNRGAAWRGEARLPIVGRVSMDSTILDISALPADALVEGDDVELIGLHQSLDAVAAAAGSITHEILTGLGPRLHRSYHGTQS
- a CDS encoding LysR family transcriptional regulator, with the protein product MLDPRLLRAFVAISETGSFTQAAERLHMTQSTISQQLGRLEQAVGRALIDRTDRPVRVTASGERLLGYARRILALQSEAETQLADTVGASAIRIGVPEDIVSGAMADAFAAFIVSHRQARIDVTTGLSRDLTRRYRAGEFDIVVVKEPVASADCLANFPEPIGWFEPIGGAAESMGWPDPIPLVAFPPGGLYRDAMFERIERERRNWYVAFSSGSLHSILVAVEAGLGLSLLPVSTTVGRAVRLHPTLGLEAPMVVSVYAWERSGLVGELAETMTAVLAGR
- a CDS encoding ankyrin repeat domain-containing protein, coding for MTARPVRRTRRTVTLLASALLGLVAYPLSACGREMTSSATLHEAAAKGDAAAIRTLLAGGAPIDARDGQGRTALLVATHGDQVEAARILIEAGADVNAKDHIQDSPYLYAGARGRLEILKLTLAHGADLKSTNRYGGTALIPAAERGHVETVRTLIAAGVDVDHVNNLGWTALIEAVILGDGGERHQRIVRLLIDAGADSNLADRDGVTPLRHARDQEFSEIGAILAAAGGR